In Prionailurus viverrinus isolate Anna chromosome D1, UM_Priviv_1.0, whole genome shotgun sequence, the DNA window agagaataggtgaactagaagataaagttatggaaaaagaggaagctgagaaaaagagagataaaaaaatccaggagtatgaggggaaaattagagaactaagtgatacactaaaaagaaataatatacgcataattggtatcccagaggaggaagagagagggaaaggggctgaaggggtacttgaagaaatcatagctgagaacttccctgaactggggaaggaaaaaggcattgaaatccaagaggcacagagaactcccttcagacgtaacttgaatcgatcttctgcacgacatatcatagtgaaactggcaaaatacaaggataaagagaaaattctgaaagcagcgaggggtaaacgtgccctcacatataaagggagacctataagactcgtgactgatctctcttttgaaacttggcaggccagaaagaattggcacgagattttcagggtgctagacagaaaaaatatgcagccgagaatcctttatccagcaagtctgtcatttagaatagaaggagagataaaggtcttcccaaacaaacaaaaactgaaggaatttgtcaccactaaaccagccctacaagagatcctaagggggaccctgtgagacaaagtcccagagacatcactacaagcataaaacatacagacatcacaatgactctaaacccgtatctttctataataacactgaatgtaaatggattaaatgcgccaaccaaaagacatagggtatcagaatggataaaaaaacaagacccatctatttgctgtctacaagagactcattttagacctgaggacacctttagattgagagtgaggggatggaaaactatttatcatgcgactggaagccaaaagaaagctggagtagccatacttatatcagacaaactagactttaaattaaaggctgtaacaagagatgaaaaaggacattatataatagttacagggtctatccatcaggaagagctaacaattataaatgtctatgcaccgaataccggagcccccaaatatataaaacaattactcataaacacaagcaaccttattgataagaatgtggtaattgcaggggactttaatacaccacttacagaaatggatagatcatctagacacacggtcaataaagaaacaagggccctgaatgagacattggatcagatggacttgacagatatatttagaactctgcatcccaaagcaacagaatatactttcttctcgagtgcacatggaacattctccaagatagatcatatactgggtcacaaaacagcccttcataagtttacaagaatttaaattataccatgcttactttcagaccacaatgctatgaagcttgaaatcaaccacagaaaaaagtctggaaaacctccaaaagcatggaggttaaagaacaccctactaacgaatgagtgggtcaaccaggcaattagagaagaaattaaaaaatatatggaaacaaacgaaaatgaaaatacaacaatccaaacgctttgggacgcaggaaaggcagtcctgagaggaaaatacattgcaatccaggcctttctcaagaaacaagaaaaatcccaaatacaaaatctaacagcacacctaaaggaactagaagcagaacagcaaaggcagcctaagcccagcagaagaagagaaataataaagatcagagcagaaataaacaatatagaaactaaaaaaactgtagagcagatcaacgaaaccaaaagttggttttttgaaaaaataaacaaaattgacaaacctctagccaggcttctcaaaaagaaaagggagatgacccaaatagataaaatcatgaatgaaaatggaatgattacaaccaatccctcagagatacaaacaattatcagggaatactatgaaaaattatatgccaacaaagtggacaacctggaagaaatggacaaattcctgaacacccacactcttccaaaactcaatcaggaggaaatagaaagcttgaacagacccataaccagcgaagaaattgaatcggttatgaaaaatctcccaacaaataagagtccaggaccagatggcttcccaggggagttctaccagacgtttaaagcagagataatacctatccttctcaagctattccaagaaatagaaagggaaggaaaactgccggactcattctatgaagccagtattactttgattcctaaaccagacagagacccagtaaaaaaagagaactacaggccaatatccctgatgaatatggatgcaaaaattctcaataagatactagcaaatcgaattcaacagcatataaaaagaattattcaccatgatcaagtgggattcattcctgggatgcagggctggttcaacattcgcaaatcaatcaacgtgatacatcacattaacaaaaaaaaagagaagaaccatatgatcctgtcaatcgatgcagaaaaggccttcgacaaaatccagcaccctttcttaataaaaacccttgagaaagtcgggatagaaggaacatacttaaagatcataaaagccatttatgaaaagcccacagctaacatcatcctcaatggggaaaaactgagagcattttccctgagatcaggaacacgacaaggatgcccactctcaccgctgctgtttaacatagtgctggaagttctagcatcagcaatcagacaacaaaaggaaatcaaaggcatcaaaattggcaaagatgaagtcaagctttcgctttttgcagatgacatgatattatacatggaaaatccgatagactccaccaaaagtctgctagaactgatacaggaattcagcaaagttgcaggatacaaaatcaatgtacagaaatcagttgcattcttatacactaacaatgaagcaacagaaagacaaataaagaaactgatcccattcacaattgcaccaagaagcataaaatacctaggaataaatctaaccaaagatgtaaaggatctgtatgctgaaaactatagaaagcttctgaaggaaattgaagaagatttaaagaaatggaaagacattccctgctcatggattggaaaaataaatattgtcaaaatgtcaatactacccaaagctatctacacattcaatgcaatcccaatcaaaattgcaccagcattcttctcgaaactagaacaagcaatcctaaaattcatatggaaccacaaaaggccccgaatagccaaaggaattttgaagaagaagaccaaagcaggaggcatcacaatcccagacttcagcctctactacaaagctgtcatcatcaagacagcatggtattggcaccaaaacagacacatagaccaatggaatagaatagaaaccccagaactagacccacaaacgtatggccaactcatctttgacaaagcaggaaagaacatccaatggaaaaaagacagcctctttaacaaatggtgctgggagaactggacagcaacatgcagaaggttgaaactagaccactttctcacaccattcacaaaaataaactcaaaatggataaaggacctaaatgtgagacaggacaccatcaaaaccttagaggagaaagcaggaaaagacctctctgacctcagccgtagcaatctcttactcgacacatccccaaaggcaagggaattaaaagcaaaagtgaattactgggaccttatgaagataaaaagcttctgcacagcaaaggaaacaaccaacaaaactaaaaggcaaccaacggaatgggaaaagatattcgcaaatgacatatcggacaaagggctagtatccaaaatctataaagaactcaccaaactccacacccgaaaaacaaataacccagtgaagaaatgggcagaaaacatgaatagacacttctctaaagaagacatccggatggccaacaggcacatgaaaagatgttcagcgtcgctccttatcagggaaatacaaatcaaaaccacactcaggtatcacctcacgccagtcagagtggccaaaatgaacaaatcaggagactatagatgctggagaggatgtggagaaacgggaaccctcttgcactgttggtgggaatgcaaattggtgcagctgctctggaaagcagtgtggaggttcctcaaaaaattaaaaatagacctaccctatgacccagcaatagcactgctaggaatttatccaagggatacaggagcactgatgcatagggccacttgtaccccaatgttcatagcagcactctcaacaatagccaaattatggaaagagcctaaatgtccatcaactgatgaatggataaagaaattgtggtttatatacacaatggaatattacgtggcaatgagaaaaaatgaaatatggccttttgtagcaacgtggatggaactggagagtgtgatgctaagtgaaataagccatacagagaaagacagataccatatggtttcactcttatgtggatcctgagaaactgaacaggaacccatgggggaggggaaggaaaaaaaaaaaaaagaggttagaatgggagagagccaaagcataagagactgttaaaaactgagaacaaactgagggttgatggggggtgggagggaggagagggtgggtgatgggtattgaggagggcaccttttgggatgagcactgggtgttgtatggaaaccaatttgtcaataaatttcattaaaaaaaaataaataaaaaaaaaataaataaagaacattaaaagaataaaaaaaaaaataataatttttgtctGTGTCACCTGTTAAACTGAAGGCAAAGTACTGATTTTGCTCCCGACTGTTTTCTTGTACCTGAGCAGTGTCGTGTCTAGCATTGTGTATGTGACAATTGGGAGTACTTACTAAACTCAGTATTTTCAATGGATATTTATCAAAGTTCCAGAGATATCTCAAATGCAGTGTGTTCAACATAGCTTCCACCATCTTATCACataaataatattctttctttgtcACCATCTCATTGAGCAACACACCATTGACTTGACTTCACAAACCAGAAACTTGAGCATCAACTATGAAACCACTCTGGTCGCCATGCCATAAACAATTATTAGGTATGCTCATATATCCTAAATATTCTCACATCCCTTATCATATTTCAGTTCTCACAGGCACCATCAGTTCTTAGTTGTGCTTTTGCTATAGTTTCTAAACTGTTCTCTTTAaagatttataaagaatttaaaatgccaTGAAGAAATGCTAATGATAGAATGGTACAAAACaatgtaaaatgaaaagtttatatGCACTAAGGTCATGTCTTCATGGCATGGACAGactctaagaaataaacatttggaataGAGGGATTATATATCTTTTAATTCCAAAATTCTTTAATGGGCTTGCAGTAAGTCactaatggggaaaaaataataaaagtggggGAAGACTCAGCATCATAGTTTTAGATGTTCCTCAGGTCACCTTTAGGAATGAAGAAAGTCCAATTTCATTGTGTCCTGTATTTTGATATAATGACCAATTGACAGAATAAACTAAACAATAGTCATGATTCCAAAATTTTAGGTAGACACGTGTCTAAACGGATGGACATGTGTCTAATGCATTAGAAAGCCTCTTGAGTTCTTTAATAATCAGGTATCATAAAAGACCGTAAAATTACGACATTATTATTCAACTTGTAAGTTGTTGCACACATGGGAAGTAGCATTACTCTTCTGATCTTAAAACATTCTTGCTGATCAAACCCAAGGGTTTTACTACATTTTCAGGGAACACCACTTCTTCATCCTGCTTCGGATCTGCTGGGTCTTTACACTGTAGATGATTGGATTCATCAGGGGTGGAAAGAGAATATAGATGTTGCCCATGAGGACATGAACCGAAGGGGAGAGATGCTTTCCAAAGCGATGCACCATGGTGAGGCCAATGATGGGGATGTAAAAGACCAGGACAGCACAGATGTGGGACACACAGGTCTGCAAGGACTTGAGCCTCTCCTCGCGGGATGCAATTGCCAGCACTGTGTGCAAGATGAAAACGTAGGAGATGAGAATAAGCACAGCATCTAACAACAAGGTACAGATCACCAGAGCCAGGGCATAGAGGCTGTTGAAGCGGATGTCAGAGCAGGCGAGCCGGAGCAGGTCCTGGTGcaggcagaaagagtgggagaggatGTGAGGGCGGCAGTAATGGAAGAACTTCAGGCGAATGATGACAGGGAGAATGGACAAAGCTGCCCTCATCAAAATGGCCACCATGAAGTGAATGACTCTACTGTTAGTCAGGAGGGATGTGTATCTCAGAGGATTGCAGATTGCAGTGAAGCGATCAAAGGCCATGGCAAGAAGGACCCCAGACTCTATGGAGGACAGACCATGGATAAAGTAAGTTTGGGCAATGCAAGCATCTTGACTAACTTCTTGGTTGAGCCCCCACAGGACCCCCAGCACCGTGTGCACTGTGGACAGCCCCATGCACAGGTCAGTGAGAGCCAGCATGGCCAGGAAGTAGAACATGGGCTGGTGCAGACTGGGCTCTGTCCGTATCACATGCAGCACCATGCAGTTTCCCAGAAAAACCAAGGCATAGATGGAGGAGAAGGGAATGGAAAACCAGGGATAGTAGTGGTCCAGGCCAGGGAACCCCGTGAGAATGAATATTGAGGTATTGATAATGGAAGCAGAAGAAGCAGGCATGATTATTTGAAGGTAATGTTCAAGATGAGATCAATATTTACTGACAGTTTTGTCAAAGTGTCTGCTGTGTGGGAGCAGTTGAGTCTAACACAGGTCCTCACACTGTAGCACAGGTCAAGCTAACGTAGACGCCAGGGAAGCCCCCTCTCCAGGAGGAGCTACAGCACAGGACGGTCTCACAGGGGAGCTCCTTGGTATCAGGTCTCAGGTTATGGGAGCAAATCAATGTCCTGACCGTTGTGGGCAAATCAGATCATGCCCTTCATTTGCTTTTAGTCCCTCTGAGCCGCTTGCAGGACACACAGCAGGTGACAGTGGCAAAGCCATTGAGAGCATAGGGCTGCTCCTGTTCTGCTGTCCCGAGGAAGCCTCTGCGTGCTGTCCTGTGGCCAGTGCTTGTGGCACAAGGAGTCAGAAGGCTCCGGTTTATGAGGAAGGAATGAGAGGATTGTGTAGGCCGGGTGGACCCAGGCTCCTGGGAGGCACTCTTCCCTCTTGGTGGCTGATGCAAGTGGAAGATTCCACCTGGTCACTGCAGGCTAGTGGCTCTTTGGGATTGAGAGGACTGGGTAAATGGCAGAATTTTCCAGATCTTTGTCAGGGAGAGAGATTCACTGGGTCGACAGAAAATTCAATACCTACTCTGAAGGAGATGGAACGAGGTAAACAATCAGGGAGAAAGAGTGTATCAGTATACCAAATAATTTTGAGTCTCCATATCTATCtgaatcaataaaaatgtttatataagacttatttatttcttccccaaatttcacctttatttttcacTGAATCCTTAGTaaacatttctccattttctgaGCCCCTCAGAAAGGGTAACAATTGTGAAATATACCTAGAGGAATCTGTATAACATAGACCAGATTTTGAGGAAAAAGACTGCCTCAACCTTATCCCAATTGAGGGAAAGGAATACTCTTTGGTCCAGCTGCCTCAGAATTCCTGTCTCATCTAAGGACAACAGGGACCACTATTCAAAGATTGTGCATCCTCagccagagagggaaaaaaaaggagcctGGTGGTGGTagagggggaggaagaccacTGTGGAAATCCTTGTGGAGGTCACTCCTCTGAGAAACAGACCCAGTAAAATCTCAGATGCACTAAGATGTAGTCAGAAGATTATTGTATGCTTGCCTTCTCCATCTAAGGTCCCTTATCAGCAACCCAACAGTGGTCCAATAAAATAACAATTGATCACAGCTAAAAGAtctgtaaaatacagattttctCTAAGGAGGAATACATTGGAAAAATTAATGTCACAAGGGGTATGAAGAATGGGGACAACAGCTTCTCTATAGCTACAATAAACACAGCTCAGCTTCTAGCTGCtacaaaccttcagtttgtaaaacaCACATTACCTGCAAAGTACAATCAAGAGAAGTACAATAAAAAGAGGTATGCCTGTATATTGGTCTATATTAtccttttcttgtaatgtctttgtctggctttggtaggAGGGTAATGCCGTTTCATAGAATGAGTAATAAAGTGTGCCCTCCTCTTCAGTGTTTGAAGAGTTTGAAAGGATTGggcaatataatttttaagagtatcaAATTCAGTTTCAAACTGACCTCATTACAAATCCCAGTTGTGCCACTTTCTAACAATGTGATCAATTACTAAAtatctctaagcttcagttttcacctaagaataaaaagtattagattttattatttgaaaaatataagaaatatttataaattacttagtatatttttgccatttatttaATTGCTCAATAATTGATTAGTTGTCAGAATTTTGTCATGCAATTTATGTGACAGGCAATTCAGAAATATACCACTCATTATTTAATTTGTCACCTCAAcaatttattcctaattttttatATTCCAAGCGCAGGGAATGGAGCAATGGCCATGTTCTTAATATATCTTCTCTAACCCTTCTGTTCcatctaattaaaatttaaaaatatatatttatgttgaaTGTTTTCTCTGTCCATTTAAGCACAATTTGGGTCATTAGTCAACTAAATATGcttaattaagttttaaaataattgctttttaaataattttttaaaaaatttccaacaaGCAAATATGTCTTCAGTCACCTTACATACTTGCTTTTCTGAGTTTAGTTATTATCCTCAGCTTTCTAATATTTTATGCCTAAGAATGCTTCATGGCTCTTACCATATGAAATTTCACACTTGTCCTGTGCCCATATGAaagtggaggaaaggagaagtATAAAAGTTTTGCAAAGCAACTATTATTTTTGGGGGAAGATAGCCAGTTTGTCTCAGACTAAAGAGAGATAAGTATTATCCTCTTGTCTGGTACTTCTGTAGAGCTCCTTTCTGCTCTCATTCTCTATCTGCTTTCTTACAAAGGGTGGCTCATGGCACACCTTCCTGAAGGAAAACTCAAAAAGTCTCAGCAATTTCGTCACTTGGTGAGTTTAGGTAGCTTTTATCAGTGTGCCTTGGGCTCCTTTTggtacttttttaatgtattcagagacaaagagaatataTGCTAATTCTTAATCTACCTGGAGGGAATTATCTGAAAACTTTTTGCAATATACCTTTGAGGGAAATCTAAATATCTGCACCATATAAGTCTACTGTTCTTGTTATAGAGATTTGGGAAGggaatttttatttccatacacTGACTTCAATTACAGAATGACTATTATTACACTGTGTTTTCttatatctgtctatctatcatctatctatctatctatctaccaaaCAGATCCTTCTGTTCCTCACATGAATCTCACTTCTCTGCCTCCCATTTTCAGTTTCAATAATGACTAATCACCCCAGATCAGAGTCCATGACATGGAAGTGTGCTTTGCTATTGGGTGATTTCCAGTTATAATCAACTATTTGAGCCATGAATATTGTTCCAATGGTCTCCGCATTGTCCAGCTATTTGACTGTAGAAAATTACTTTCTGAGACTTTTTCTGCATGGCTAAGCAGACACTTAGCTATTGGACCAACAATGAGGCCCTTAAGACAGCAAGGGACCATTCTGTGGACAGGATTCTGTAATTCAGGGTAGTGTGCTGATAGGAACATATACCCGCATTAGCATGACTGCTACTACTTTTGCATTTGAAGTAGTTGAACCGAGCTTACCTTATTGAAACTATCTGTTATGAGCCTTGTGAAGGAACAATCTCTTCACTCCCTTATCCTTCTTGGAGTCCATTAAAAGCTAAATACTTTCTCATTGACTTAATCTTgatttcttcagtgttttattcTCTGGCCACTGcttattcttccttccctcaAAATCCTTGGGCAATAAAGTCCTTGTCATTGTTTTAGCTATCACCTGTATACTAATTATTAACACATACGTATTTGAAGTTCTGACCCTTTCCTGAGCTCTAGTTCAGAGCTATATATTTAGCTATTTTCTGTACATAATTGTTTAATTACCTGCAGAAAACTCACACTAAACAATGCAGAATAGaactcttcatctttttttttaatttattcactctGTGTGTGGGGAGGAGTGCATTATTTActttgtggggagggggtgagacagagtacatgggaggggcagagagagagggagggagagaatctcaagcaggctccactcaatACAGagcaatgcggggctagaactcacaaaccatgagatcatgacctgaatcaaaatcgagtccgatgcttaactgactgagccaccaaggggccccTGAACTCTTCATCTTCTCATCCATCTTTATTTATAGTGCCAGTAAAATATGCTATCATCCATGGTGAGgaagcataaggcaagctgacacccTGCaatccactccccacccccaggtgggataagtgtgatattcctcaggcactcctggctgcccaagaacaaaggaaatgacaaaaacaaatggttaaactgataaagtctccatcagtttacaaatattttagtaaattacaagaaaaaggcgaTTTTATCATAGCCTAATCTCCGGAATCTCCCTACTGCTAGAgagaaaaacaaccttagtttgacaatagctaggcctccagtaatctgtgagtcttctttaatggaaatccctttaagaaacatcctcttggggcacttggtggctcagtcagctaagtgtcccacttcacatcaggtcatgatctcatggctgggcTTGAGAGTTAGAGCCctgccttggactctgtgctgacagctcagagcctggagcctgcttcagattctgttatccctctctctacccctcccccactcacacactgtctctctctctgtctgtgtctctctttcaaatttaaataaacattaaaaaaagaaaagaaacatcctCTTGACTTCATTTCCTCCAACTCCAGGGTATATAaacagtcactcttcacaaccccagtgcagctctttctgcccaaaattataattttgttgttttgtattttgtgttgTAACATCCATCCACTTACTACTTCCATCCCCCACTGTATCTCTAAGTTTTCCTCTTAATCTATTGTCAGTGCAAAAGCTAAAAGGGAAGGTTTTACAAAGTATGCACAAAGAAGTAGCCACAGCATTCAGTACAGAGGCTATAGCAATGAAAttcacatgttttatttatttattttatttttttatttttttaacgtttatttatttttgagacagagagagacagagcatgaatgggggagggtcagagagagggagacacagaatctgaaacaggctccaggctctgagctgtcagcacagagcccgactcggggctggaactcacagaccgcgagatcatgacctgagccgaagtcggacgcttaaccgactgagccacccaggcgcccctacatgttttattttcaaagcatcCTTCATTTATAGTTACGTTCAAAACTGATGAGATTTTTAGAAAAAGCCTACAGAGAAGATAATTTTGCTTGAAATTTTTTTCACTcttggtatttaaaaatatgtgttgaaaaaaatatgtgttggTAACTGTGAGTTAGATAACCTTACCATTCTTGAAATTTCTATCGAGatgagaaaaacagcaaaatcCTAAAATCCcctaaaagcaaaattaagaagTCCTCGTAGGTTTGATTCTCACATATCTGCAATTACATTCATTGCCTGTGAACATTTCACCCTTGCAAGTGATACAGGCTGGCTTTGTCGGAGGACTCAGAGAGTGGGTCCCACAGTACCAGCCAAAAGGGTCGTTGGCTTTGCACAGGATAGACATCAAATGTGAGCTGGTAGGAAGTGAGAGCAGTTTCCtgaagacagagagagcgcaGATACAGACAGAACTTCTGAGAGactcaaaaaggaaaggaaaatgagtcTCCTTTTTGCTTCGGGTGTGGGTTTTTATTGAGGGCTGTGGTTTGGTGCACGTGTCTTCTCAGGCATCCGGAGTGCTTAGGAGTACCTTTTTGTGGAGTGCTTTTTGTGGAGTCCTTTTGGTTTGCCTGTTTCACAAATGTAGCCCCCCccccaatcatttatttattcagcaaatactaaCCAAGTACCTAATGTATAGGAAAGGGCTACCTTCAGGAAAAGGGATGCAGTCGTTAGCAAGAGAGAATGAATGCCTTTCTTCGTGGGGATTATTTTTAGTGGGGATTTTCCAGAATGCTTCTAATATAACTGGATTCCAAATATACCCACCACTCTGTTTGTCAAAAATTCTTTCTCCTAAACTCTGAGGCAAAGCCCTCATGtgcatttttatgcatttgtaaAGTTCCTATGTTGTTCTTTCAAACGTTTTCTATTTAAATTGGTAGTCCCCTTCATGAGTCTTAGATATCATGAGGTTTTCCTCAAAAACAGTGGCTGTATCTTaa includes these proteins:
- the LOC125177197 gene encoding olfactory receptor 51V1-like; translation: MPASSASIINTSIFILTGFPGLDHYYPWFSIPFSSIYALVFLGNCMVLHVIRTEPSLHQPMFYFLAMLALTDLCMGLSTVHTVLGVLWGLNQEVSQDACIAQTYFIHGLSSIESGVLLAMAFDRFTAICNPLRYTSLLTNSRVIHFMVAILMRAALSILPVIIRLKFFHYCRPHILSHSFCLHQDLLRLACSDIRFNSLYALALVICTLLLDAVLILISYVFILHTVLAIASREERLKSLQTCVSHICAVLVFYIPIIGLTMVHRFGKHLSPSVHVLMGNIYILFPPLMNPIIYSVKTQQIRSRMKKWCSLKM